A DNA window from Betta splendens chromosome 6, fBetSpl5.4, whole genome shotgun sequence contains the following coding sequences:
- the ifitm1 gene encoding interferon-induced transmembrane protein 1 — MNPAYYPAEAAPLQAVRQDGLPGQPGAPALVQYTTVNVPAEPPKDHIIWSLFCFVYSNPCCLGLAALIYSIKARDRKMLGDIQGAKTYAATARQLNIASTILAAVGFFIFIITIISISVSAANAYPRYRY, encoded by the exons ATGAATCCCGCCTACTACCCCGCCGAGGCGGCCCCGCTGCAGGCGGTGAGGCAGGACGGGCTCCCTGGGCAACCTGGAGCTCCGGCACTGGTTCAGTACACCACGGTGAATGTGCCCGCGGAGCCTCCCAAGGACCACATCATCTGGTCCCTCTTCTGCTTCGTCTACTCAAACCCTTGCTGCCTCGGACTGGCAGCGCTCATCTATTCCATCAAG GCCAGAGACCGGAAGATGCTTGGAGACATTCAGGGTGCAAAGACTTACGCCGCCACTGCTCGCCAGCTGAACATCGCATCAACCATCTTGGCTGCCGTCGGcttcttcattttcattattacaatcatttctatttctgtcAGCGCAGCCAATGCATATCCTAGATACAGATATTAA
- the cat gene encoding catalase isoform X1 translates to MADNRDKASDQMKIWKENRASQVCVWSDVFAAQPLAKWRPETLTTGGGHPIGDKLNLMTAGPKGPLLVQDVVFTDEMAHFDRERIPERVVHAKGAGAFGYFEVTHDITRYCKAKVFEHVGKTTPIAVRFSTVAGESGSADTVRDPRGFAVKFYTEEGNWDLTGNNTPIFFIRDAMLFPSFIHTQKRNPQTHMKDPDMVWDFWSLRPESLHQVSFLFSDRGLPDGHRHMNGYGSHTFKLVNAQGQPVYCKFHYKTDQGIKNLTVEEADRLASTNPDYAIGDLFNAIANGNYPSWTFYIQVMTFEQAEKFQFNPFDLTKVWPHKEYPLIPVGKLVLNRNPVNYFVEVEQMAFDPSNMPPGIEPSPDKMLQGRLFSYPDTHRHRLGANYLQIPVNCPYRTRVANYQRDGPMCMSDNQGGAPNYYPNSFSAPENQPRCLESKFRVSPDVTRYNSADEDNVTQVRTFYTQVLSEEERQRLCQNMAGALKGAQLFIQQRMVETLKAVHPDYGNRVQTLLNKYNAEAQKNPSVSVYRRPGPSAIAASSKM, encoded by the exons ATGGCTGACAACAGGGATAAGGCCAGCGATCAGATGAAGATATGGAAGGAGAACAGAGCctctcaggtttgtgtttggtcTGACGTGTTTGCTGCGCAGCCTCTGGCTAAATGG AGGCCAGAGACCCTGACCACAGGGGGTGGTCACCCCATCGGAGACAAGCTCAACCTGATGACTGCAGGACCGAAGGGCCCTCTGCTGGTGCAAGATGTGGTCTTCACAGACGAGATGGCACATTTTGACCGAGAGCGAATCCCAGAGAGAGTGGTCCATGCCAAAGGTGCAG GGGCTTTTGGCTACTTTGAAGTGACTCATGACATCACTCGCTACTGCAAGGCCAAGGTGTTTGAGCATGTTGGCAAGACCACACCTATTGCTGTTCGTTTCTCCACAGTGG CTGGAGAGTCGGGATCAGCGGACACAGTGCGAGACCCCAGAGGGTTTGCGGTGAAGTTTTACACTGAGGAGGGCAACTGGGACCTGACGGGCAACAACACCCCCATTTTCTTCATCAGGGATGCCATGCTg TTCCCATCATTTATCCACACCCAGAAGCGcaatccacaaacacacatgaaagaCCCCGACATGGTGTGGGACTTCTGGAGCCTGAGGCCTGAATCTCTGCATCAG GTGTCTTTTCTGTTTAGTGATCGAGGTTTGCCCGACGGCCACCGTCACATGAATGGCTATGGCTCTCACACTTTCAAACTGGTCAATGCTCAAGGACAACCTGTCTACTGCAAGTTCCACTACAAG ACTGATCAAGGGATAAAGAATCTGACTGTGGAGGAGGCAGATCGTCTGGCTTCCACCAACCCAGATTATGCAATTGGAGACTTGTTCAATGCCATTGCCAATGGTAACTACCCTTCCTGGACTTTCTACATCCAGGTCATGACCTTTGAGCAAGCCGAGAAGTTCCAGTTCAACCCTTTCGACCTTACAAAG GTTTGGCCACATAAGGAATACCCTTTGATCCCTGTGGGCAAACTGGTTCTCAACAGGAACCCAGTCAACTACTTTGTTGAGGTGGAGCAGATGGcctttgaccccagcaacaTGCCACCAGGCATTGAGCCGAGTCCTGACAAGATGCTGCAG GGACGTCTCTTCTCCTACCCAGACACCCATCGACACCGGCTGGGAGCCAACTACCTGCAGATCCCTGTAAACTGTCCCTACAGGACCCGTGTGGCCAACTACCAGCGTGATGGTCCAATGTGCATGTCTGACAACCAAG GTGGCGCTCCAAACTACTATCCTAACAGCTTCAGCGCTCCAGAGAACCAGCCTCGCTGTTTGGAGTCTAAATTCAGGGTATCTCCTGATGTCACCCGTTATAATAGCGCTGATGAAGATAATGTCACACAG GTTCGCACCTTCTACACCCAGGTGCTGAGTGAAGAGGAGCGCCAGAGACTTTGCCAGAACATGGCGGGGGCCCTGAAGGGGGCCCAGCTCTTCATACAGCAACGCATG GTTGAAACCTTGAAGGCTGTCCATCCAGACTATGGAAATAGGGTCCAGACCCTTCTCAACAAGTACAACGCAGAGGCCCAGAAG AACCCATCTGTGAGTGTTTACCGCCGTCCAGGACCTTCTGCCATCGCTGCATCCTCTAAAATGTGA
- the cat gene encoding catalase isoform X2 translates to MADNRDKASDQMKIWKENRASQRPETLTTGGGHPIGDKLNLMTAGPKGPLLVQDVVFTDEMAHFDRERIPERVVHAKGAGAFGYFEVTHDITRYCKAKVFEHVGKTTPIAVRFSTVAGESGSADTVRDPRGFAVKFYTEEGNWDLTGNNTPIFFIRDAMLFPSFIHTQKRNPQTHMKDPDMVWDFWSLRPESLHQVSFLFSDRGLPDGHRHMNGYGSHTFKLVNAQGQPVYCKFHYKTDQGIKNLTVEEADRLASTNPDYAIGDLFNAIANGNYPSWTFYIQVMTFEQAEKFQFNPFDLTKVWPHKEYPLIPVGKLVLNRNPVNYFVEVEQMAFDPSNMPPGIEPSPDKMLQGRLFSYPDTHRHRLGANYLQIPVNCPYRTRVANYQRDGPMCMSDNQGGAPNYYPNSFSAPENQPRCLESKFRVSPDVTRYNSADEDNVTQVRTFYTQVLSEEERQRLCQNMAGALKGAQLFIQQRMVETLKAVHPDYGNRVQTLLNKYNAEAQKNPSVSVYRRPGPSAIAASSKM, encoded by the exons ATGGCTGACAACAGGGATAAGGCCAGCGATCAGATGAAGATATGGAAGGAGAACAGAGCctctcag AGGCCAGAGACCCTGACCACAGGGGGTGGTCACCCCATCGGAGACAAGCTCAACCTGATGACTGCAGGACCGAAGGGCCCTCTGCTGGTGCAAGATGTGGTCTTCACAGACGAGATGGCACATTTTGACCGAGAGCGAATCCCAGAGAGAGTGGTCCATGCCAAAGGTGCAG GGGCTTTTGGCTACTTTGAAGTGACTCATGACATCACTCGCTACTGCAAGGCCAAGGTGTTTGAGCATGTTGGCAAGACCACACCTATTGCTGTTCGTTTCTCCACAGTGG CTGGAGAGTCGGGATCAGCGGACACAGTGCGAGACCCCAGAGGGTTTGCGGTGAAGTTTTACACTGAGGAGGGCAACTGGGACCTGACGGGCAACAACACCCCCATTTTCTTCATCAGGGATGCCATGCTg TTCCCATCATTTATCCACACCCAGAAGCGcaatccacaaacacacatgaaagaCCCCGACATGGTGTGGGACTTCTGGAGCCTGAGGCCTGAATCTCTGCATCAG GTGTCTTTTCTGTTTAGTGATCGAGGTTTGCCCGACGGCCACCGTCACATGAATGGCTATGGCTCTCACACTTTCAAACTGGTCAATGCTCAAGGACAACCTGTCTACTGCAAGTTCCACTACAAG ACTGATCAAGGGATAAAGAATCTGACTGTGGAGGAGGCAGATCGTCTGGCTTCCACCAACCCAGATTATGCAATTGGAGACTTGTTCAATGCCATTGCCAATGGTAACTACCCTTCCTGGACTTTCTACATCCAGGTCATGACCTTTGAGCAAGCCGAGAAGTTCCAGTTCAACCCTTTCGACCTTACAAAG GTTTGGCCACATAAGGAATACCCTTTGATCCCTGTGGGCAAACTGGTTCTCAACAGGAACCCAGTCAACTACTTTGTTGAGGTGGAGCAGATGGcctttgaccccagcaacaTGCCACCAGGCATTGAGCCGAGTCCTGACAAGATGCTGCAG GGACGTCTCTTCTCCTACCCAGACACCCATCGACACCGGCTGGGAGCCAACTACCTGCAGATCCCTGTAAACTGTCCCTACAGGACCCGTGTGGCCAACTACCAGCGTGATGGTCCAATGTGCATGTCTGACAACCAAG GTGGCGCTCCAAACTACTATCCTAACAGCTTCAGCGCTCCAGAGAACCAGCCTCGCTGTTTGGAGTCTAAATTCAGGGTATCTCCTGATGTCACCCGTTATAATAGCGCTGATGAAGATAATGTCACACAG GTTCGCACCTTCTACACCCAGGTGCTGAGTGAAGAGGAGCGCCAGAGACTTTGCCAGAACATGGCGGGGGCCCTGAAGGGGGCCCAGCTCTTCATACAGCAACGCATG GTTGAAACCTTGAAGGCTGTCCATCCAGACTATGGAAATAGGGTCCAGACCCTTCTCAACAAGTACAACGCAGAGGCCCAGAAG AACCCATCTGTGAGTGTTTACCGCCGTCCAGGACCTTCTGCCATCGCTGCATCCTCTAAAATGTGA
- the syt12 gene encoding synaptotagmin-12 isoform X2, giving the protein MSRELDPTGSAQLHRSVSTDSLSSISSIANNFGHDYMVGQLEVTLEFEASRHRGQGTLHVTLHQGKDLLEKEEGDFPGCFIRVSLGPEELNVGITRVQTNAFTVIFDERFSIPTDLSALDEYSLRFAAFGIDADERNISAGVAELKLSDLDLTIRPFNAWLYLQDVNKAVDAVGEILLSLSYLPTAERLTVVVAKCKNLVWTNGKNTADPFVKVYLLQDGRKISKKKTSTKRDDTNPIFNEAMIFSVPSIVLQELSLRVTVAEATDDGRGENLGHVIIGPEASGMGITHWNQMLATLRKPVSMWHPLRRI; this is encoded by the exons ATGAGCAGGGAGCTGGACCCCACGGGCAGCGCCCAGCTCCACCGCTCAGTGTCCACCGACTCGCtcagctccatctcctccatcgcCAACAACTTCGGCCATGACTACATGGTGGGGCAGCTGGAGGTGACGCTGGAGTTCGAGGCGTCCAGGCACCGCGGCCAGGGAACGCTGCACGTGACTCTGCACCAGGGCAAAgacctgctggagaaggaggagggagacttCCCCGGCTGCTTCATCAGAGTCTCCCTGGGCCCAGAGGAGCTTAATGTGGGAATCACACGG GTCCAGACAAATGCATTCACCGTGATCTTTGACGAGCGCTTCTCCATCCCCACGGACTTGTCCGCTCTGGATGAGTACAGCCTGCGCTTTGCCGCCTTCGGCATCGATGCAGACGAGAGAAACATCAGCGCCGGCGTGGCAGAGCTCAAGCTGTCAGACCTGGACCTGACCATCAGACCCTTCAACGCCTGGCTCTACCTTCAAGACGTCAATAAG GCCGTGGATGCGGTCGGGGAGATCCTGCTGTCCCTCAGCTACCTGCCGACGGCCGAGCGACTCACCGTGGTCGTGGCCAAGTGTAAGAACCTGGTGTGGACGAACGGAAAGAACACTGCAG ATCCGTTTGTTAAAGTTTATCTCCTGCAAGACGGCAGGAAGATCAGTAAAAAGAAGACGTCCACCAAAAGGGACGACACAAACCCGATCTTCAACGAGGCCATGATATTCTCGGTGCCGTCCATCGTCCTGCAG GAGCTCTCCCTCAGGGTGACGGTGGCCGAGGCCACGGACGACGGCCGCGGCGAGAACCTGGGCCACGTCATCATCGGCCCCGAGGCCAGTGGCATGGGCATCACCCACTGGAACCAGATGCTGGCCACGCTGAGGAAACCCGTGTCCATGTGGCACCCCCTGCGCAGGATCTAG
- the syt12 gene encoding synaptotagmin-12 isoform X1 has translation MSSAQSGDISSYHLSVVRDPPGWEVGIYLVGFFVLLAAAGLNIWKLWKSGSFPTPSPFPNFDYRYLQEKYGTSFSEVRQKRAAANNHRRTSTTSSRKPSLALGDTPDGFRDLGHLELMSRELDPTGSAQLHRSVSTDSLSSISSIANNFGHDYMVGQLEVTLEFEASRHRGQGTLHVTLHQGKDLLEKEEGDFPGCFIRVSLGPEELNVGITRVQTNAFTVIFDERFSIPTDLSALDEYSLRFAAFGIDADERNISAGVAELKLSDLDLTIRPFNAWLYLQDVNKAVDAVGEILLSLSYLPTAERLTVVVAKCKNLVWTNGKNTADPFVKVYLLQDGRKISKKKTSTKRDDTNPIFNEAMIFSVPSIVLQELSLRVTVAEATDDGRGENLGHVIIGPEASGMGITHWNQMLATLRKPVSMWHPLRRI, from the exons ATGTCCTCAGCTCAGAGTGGGGATATATCCAGCTACCATCTGAGTG tggtgCGTGACCCACCCGGCTGGGAGGTGGGCATCTACCTGGTGGGGTTCTTTGTGCTGCTGGCGGCAGCTGGGCTCAACATCTGGAAGCTGTGGAAATCTGGAAGCTTCCCCACGCCGTCCCCCTTCCCCAACTTCGACTATCGATATCTGCAAGAAAAATATGGAACCTCCTTCTCCGAAGTCAGACAGAAG AGAGCGGCCGCCAACAACCACCGCcgcacctccaccacctccagccGGAAGCCCAGCCTGGCCCTCGGCGACACCCCCGACGGCTTCAGGGACCTGGGCCACCTGGAGCTGATGAGCAGGGAGCTGGACCCCACGGGCAGCGCCCAGCTCCACCGCTCAGTGTCCACCGACTCGCtcagctccatctcctccatcgcCAACAACTTCGGCCATGACTACATGGTGGGGCAGCTGGAGGTGACGCTGGAGTTCGAGGCGTCCAGGCACCGCGGCCAGGGAACGCTGCACGTGACTCTGCACCAGGGCAAAgacctgctggagaaggaggagggagacttCCCCGGCTGCTTCATCAGAGTCTCCCTGGGCCCAGAGGAGCTTAATGTGGGAATCACACGG GTCCAGACAAATGCATTCACCGTGATCTTTGACGAGCGCTTCTCCATCCCCACGGACTTGTCCGCTCTGGATGAGTACAGCCTGCGCTTTGCCGCCTTCGGCATCGATGCAGACGAGAGAAACATCAGCGCCGGCGTGGCAGAGCTCAAGCTGTCAGACCTGGACCTGACCATCAGACCCTTCAACGCCTGGCTCTACCTTCAAGACGTCAATAAG GCCGTGGATGCGGTCGGGGAGATCCTGCTGTCCCTCAGCTACCTGCCGACGGCCGAGCGACTCACCGTGGTCGTGGCCAAGTGTAAGAACCTGGTGTGGACGAACGGAAAGAACACTGCAG ATCCGTTTGTTAAAGTTTATCTCCTGCAAGACGGCAGGAAGATCAGTAAAAAGAAGACGTCCACCAAAAGGGACGACACAAACCCGATCTTCAACGAGGCCATGATATTCTCGGTGCCGTCCATCGTCCTGCAG GAGCTCTCCCTCAGGGTGACGGTGGCCGAGGCCACGGACGACGGCCGCGGCGAGAACCTGGGCCACGTCATCATCGGCCCCGAGGCCAGTGGCATGGGCATCACCCACTGGAACCAGATGCTGGCCACGCTGAGGAAACCCGTGTCCATGTGGCACCCCCTGCGCAGGATCTAG